The following are encoded in a window of Flavobacterium cupriresistens genomic DNA:
- a CDS encoding beta-galactosidase codes for MKHYNSRLTKFIASIVLLSGGFSTSLFAQEKKTPQTAKADPKRFFTKSDLMQIGVYYYPEQWPREQWERDLKNIKKLGFEFTHFAEFAWTYMEPEQGKYNFKWLDDALAIAEKEGLKVILCTPTPTPPAWMGDKYPEIYLTDANGRRREHGNRANVSVTNEKYREFTDQIVAELGKRYGKNKNIMGWQIDNEPLATADFSPSARKAFQIWLKAKYETIEKLNTEWVGSFWSTRYSNFEQIILPNAEIYFEDKLSPHAVLDFKRFTSDAQAEYLNRQAEILRKYIDAKQWITTNFTNVIYDANPRSADKMDFITYTMYPVSGQNPLGGQSFRMGSPSKISEANDYYRSITGVTGVMEMQPGQVNWAGINPQLLPGTVHMWLSQAFGGNCSFTCTYRYRHPLGSSEMYHDGIVGTDGVTLSQGGKEFVESIQDMKLLRKAYDPKAVLPQNLVKRKTGFLWSHDNLWDLENQKQTKFWNTWKHRNTYTAAIKSTGAPMDFITETDNFADYPFIVAPAYQLVDQKLVAKWQKYVENGGHLILSCRTGQKDKNGHFFEANWSAPIVPLIGADVDFFDMLVSDVNGVVKAGNTTFQWNTWADVLTPKQGTEVLATYEDQFYKGKAAAVTRKLGKGTITYVGVESNDGNLEREIVRTIYTRANVAIENLSKGVFIEWRDGFYVGVNYTNEPVNLPIPQGSKILVGQNPLLPAQAVIWK; via the coding sequence ATGAAGCATTACAATTCGAGATTAACCAAGTTTATAGCATCAATAGTACTGCTGTCGGGTGGCTTTTCTACTTCCTTATTTGCACAGGAAAAGAAAACTCCACAAACAGCAAAAGCAGATCCAAAGCGTTTTTTCACCAAATCTGATCTAATGCAGATTGGTGTTTATTATTATCCCGAACAATGGCCGAGGGAACAATGGGAACGCGACTTAAAAAACATTAAAAAATTAGGTTTTGAATTCACCCATTTCGCCGAATTTGCCTGGACTTATATGGAACCTGAACAAGGAAAATATAATTTTAAATGGCTTGATGATGCTTTGGCAATAGCCGAAAAAGAAGGTTTAAAAGTAATTCTTTGTACCCCGACACCAACGCCTCCGGCATGGATGGGCGACAAATATCCTGAAATCTATCTGACCGACGCAAATGGCCGTCGCAGAGAACATGGCAACAGAGCTAATGTATCTGTAACGAATGAAAAGTACCGCGAATTTACCGATCAGATTGTTGCTGAATTGGGAAAACGATATGGAAAAAACAAAAACATTATGGGTTGGCAAATCGATAATGAGCCTTTGGCCACAGCCGATTTTAGTCCTTCTGCCCGCAAAGCTTTTCAAATTTGGTTAAAAGCTAAATATGAAACCATCGAAAAATTAAATACCGAATGGGTCGGTAGTTTTTGGAGCACGCGTTATTCCAATTTCGAACAAATAATTTTACCTAATGCCGAGATCTATTTTGAAGACAAATTAAGTCCGCACGCAGTTTTGGATTTCAAACGATTTACCTCAGACGCACAAGCCGAGTATCTGAACAGACAAGCCGAAATACTTAGAAAATACATTGATGCGAAACAATGGATCACTACCAATTTTACGAATGTAATTTATGATGCCAACCCAAGAAGTGCCGACAAAATGGATTTCATTACCTACACCATGTATCCCGTAAGCGGTCAAAATCCGTTGGGTGGTCAGAGTTTTAGAATGGGTTCTCCAAGCAAAATTTCAGAAGCAAACGATTATTACCGCTCCATAACTGGTGTAACCGGTGTTATGGAAATGCAACCAGGACAGGTAAACTGGGCGGGTATTAATCCGCAGTTATTACCGGGAACCGTGCACATGTGGCTTTCTCAAGCTTTTGGCGGTAATTGTTCTTTTACTTGCACTTATCGATACAGACATCCGCTGGGGAGCAGTGAAATGTACCATGATGGTATTGTGGGAACAGATGGCGTTACACTTTCACAAGGTGGTAAAGAATTTGTTGAATCAATACAAGACATGAAATTGTTGCGTAAAGCGTATGATCCTAAAGCCGTATTGCCTCAAAATCTGGTAAAAAGAAAGACCGGTTTCTTATGGAGTCATGATAACCTTTGGGATTTAGAAAACCAAAAACAAACAAAATTCTGGAACACCTGGAAACATAGAAATACCTATACGGCTGCTATAAAATCTACGGGAGCTCCAATGGATTTTATTACCGAAACGGACAACTTTGCTGATTATCCGTTTATCGTCGCTCCGGCTTATCAGCTTGTTGATCAAAAATTAGTTGCCAAATGGCAGAAATATGTTGAAAATGGAGGTCACCTAATCTTATCTTGTCGTACCGGACAAAAAGACAAAAACGGACATTTTTTTGAAGCCAATTGGAGCGCACCAATCGTACCGCTAATAGGTGCTGACGTGGATTTCTTCGATATGTTGGTTTCGGATGTGAATGGAGTTGTAAAAGCAGGAAACACTACTTTTCAATGGAATACTTGGGCCGACGTGCTTACACCCAAACAAGGAACGGAAGTTCTGGCGACTTATGAAGATCAATTTTATAAAGGAAAAGCGGCAGCAGTAACTCGAAAATTAGGCAAAGGAACGATCACCTACGTTGGTGTTGAAAGCAATGACGGGAACTTAGAAAGAGAAATTGTTCGTACGATCTACACTCGTGCCAATGTTGCAATTGAAAATTTATCAAAAGGTGTTTTTATCGAATGGAGAGATGGTTTTTATGTGGGTGTAAATTATACTAATGAGCCTGTTAATTTACCTATTCCGCAAGGTAGTAAAATACTGGTTGGACAAAACCCGTTATTACCTGCACAAGCGGTAATCTGGAAATAA
- a CDS encoding RagB/SusD family nutrient uptake outer membrane protein yields the protein MKKIFNFFTVLSLVAVTACSNDFLEQQSPDQLDSSTFWRNKADAEAGLSATYAFLEASIDEYSFSEIKWPVEAYREDICKLGSDALNYQSWVELADFTYTNGNTQFTSYWKYNYRGISNANQVITKVGEMSSSSISDADRNQVIAEARFLRAYYHLKLILNWEKIKIRNKYITDQAQISIPLSERAEAWDFIIGELKAVATVLPAAQPAEKAGRATSGAANSYLGFAYLTRAYEETAQKQTYLTESLAAFNKVQGYELVKDYVSLFNGTNKNSKESIFELQFTENTSNGAFYRTALHFWMAASELGGWDEILPTTMLMNEFKKEGKIATTGNYDTRLYSNIFFKDPYFNDAANPRIFGATYDQKFGTLDKPVFRKYLPPTQEQMDTEFLGLNVPLMRYSNVLLMKAEALNELQRPAEAIPFINAVRERADMPNMTGTTYDAVKTQIEHERIIEFPLENFRFYDLRRWGKTKAALDAVGRTNFDAAKNNFYPVPLTEIQNN from the coding sequence ATGAAAAAGATATTTAATTTTTTTACTGTTCTAAGTTTAGTAGCAGTAACGGCATGTAGTAATGATTTCCTCGAACAACAATCACCGGATCAACTCGACTCTTCTACCTTCTGGAGAAATAAAGCTGACGCCGAAGCAGGTCTTTCTGCCACCTATGCCTTTCTGGAAGCCTCCATTGACGAATATTCCTTCTCTGAAATAAAATGGCCCGTAGAAGCCTATCGAGAAGACATCTGCAAATTAGGAAGTGATGCTCTTAATTATCAAAGCTGGGTAGAATTGGCTGATTTTACTTATACTAACGGAAACACTCAGTTTACCAGTTATTGGAAATACAATTACCGCGGGATCAGTAATGCCAATCAGGTTATTACCAAAGTAGGTGAAATGTCCTCCTCCTCTATTAGCGATGCCGACAGAAATCAGGTCATTGCAGAAGCTCGTTTTTTGAGAGCTTATTACCATTTAAAATTAATTTTGAACTGGGAGAAAATCAAAATCAGAAACAAGTACATCACGGATCAAGCTCAAATTAGCATTCCACTTTCTGAGCGTGCAGAAGCATGGGATTTTATTATCGGCGAATTAAAAGCAGTTGCCACTGTACTTCCTGCGGCTCAACCGGCAGAAAAAGCAGGTCGTGCAACCAGCGGAGCAGCTAACAGTTATCTTGGTTTTGCTTATTTAACGAGAGCCTACGAAGAAACAGCACAGAAACAAACTTATCTTACGGAGTCCCTTGCTGCTTTTAACAAAGTTCAGGGATACGAACTTGTAAAAGATTATGTAAGTCTTTTTAACGGAACTAATAAAAACTCTAAAGAATCTATTTTTGAACTTCAATTTACAGAGAACACTTCAAATGGTGCTTTCTATCGTACAGCCTTACACTTCTGGATGGCGGCCAGCGAACTGGGTGGTTGGGATGAAATCCTGCCAACAACTATGTTGATGAACGAATTTAAAAAAGAAGGCAAAATAGCGACTACAGGAAATTATGATACTCGTCTTTACAGCAATATTTTCTTTAAAGATCCTTATTTTAATGATGCGGCTAATCCAAGAATTTTTGGAGCTACTTACGATCAAAAATTCGGTACTTTAGACAAGCCTGTTTTCCGTAAATACCTGCCTCCTACTCAGGAACAAATGGATACCGAGTTTTTAGGACTTAATGTTCCTTTAATGCGTTATTCGAATGTTCTTTTGATGAAAGCAGAAGCCCTAAACGAGTTACAACGTCCGGCCGAAGCAATTCCTTTTATCAACGCGGTTCGTGAGCGTGCAGACATGCCCAATATGACAGGTACTACCTACGATGCTGTAAAAACTCAAATCGAACATGAAAGAATTATTGAGTTTCCTTTAGAAAACTTCCGCTTTTACGATTTACGTCGTTGGGGGAAAACCAAAGCGGCTCTTGATGCCGTTGGCCGCACCAATTTTGATGCTGCAAAAAATAACTTTTATCCGGTTCCTTTAACGGAAATACAAAATAATTAG
- a CDS encoding SusC/RagA family TonB-linked outer membrane protein — translation MKKPILLSKEISYIVLFLCLWLPAIGFAQANQAQKSVSGKITDNKGFTLPGVNITLDATNVSANSDENGKFTLLIPSDIKNPTLTFTYIGFTSQSIAVNNSKELNVVLLEENNKLDEVVVIGYGSIKKGNVTGAISSVKKESIETRATNNAAEALQGLVAGVNVQKSGGTAGATVKVKIRGINTFGSTEPLYIIDGFQGDIASVNPTNIESMEVLKDGAAAAIYGSVAANGVIIVTTKAGQKEGIKVDFTSFVKGTSTAKTLDLLDAQGYQTVHRRMYDEYNKYANTPVTLPAYITKPGQYNTDWQDQVFRSGLAQNYGIGVQGRQGVVKFALYGNYSTEKGIVIDNNFGQRNASARVSFKKSIFDVDTKLSYLTTNNEQPNFQLKEVYAISPLVPVLDPNETYGYGLTNKDGLPFNTNPVADEHFRSGAVKSQDLTANISITANLAPWLKFKTAYSYHEINTQLEAHNPPFIANTQAPEKYTVHRERRAFWDEQIFENTLTVAKTFGAHSIDFLLGATINPSSSNWNDITVEGKTIDHTVENGQLVSVERPSGFLDPGFETIGAGKGGTYSADGSKYQYNRLSYYSRLNYSYKDCYLAQATLRYDGSSKFGKDSRWGAFPSVALGWKIDKESFFPEDFFVSKLKLRASWGQLGNEAALGYYASSSLITSGNYLNSGYVQGTGGNPWPGSIATTLENRKLKWETTDSKNIGIDYTLKNGKISGSINFYRNVTNDLLITKRLAPSAGIDDPILNVGKVSNSGFEFEINYSEQSNAFKYNVGFNFSTLHNNVESLANADQAIYGEGLKFNDEHFPTQARVGTPISAFYLYRTNGIFQSQDEVNSYTNNGTLIQPNAKPGDIRFKDLNNDGIINEKDKEYTGTGLPKVEANLTLGASYKGFDFSTLIGSGWGNKLYNGNRYFYESMSSGTNMLASTLNSWTPENRSNTPRAVLGDPNGNSRESDRFLESGNFVRMRQLQIGYSLPQELLETAKIDKLRFYISAENLFTITKYSGTDPEFSRRELLDTGVDRFVYPFTRSFILGVQYVF, via the coding sequence ATGAAAAAACCAATTTTATTAAGTAAGGAAATAAGCTATATTGTCTTATTTCTATGCTTGTGGCTGCCAGCTATCGGTTTTGCACAAGCAAATCAGGCGCAAAAAAGCGTTTCAGGAAAAATAACTGACAATAAAGGTTTTACCCTTCCGGGAGTGAATATAACCTTAGATGCGACCAATGTGAGCGCAAATAGTGATGAAAACGGAAAATTTACATTACTTATTCCATCCGATATCAAAAACCCAACTTTAACCTTTACTTATATTGGGTTTACCAGTCAGTCAATAGCAGTCAATAACAGCAAAGAACTAAATGTTGTACTGCTGGAAGAAAACAATAAACTGGACGAAGTAGTCGTAATCGGATACGGTTCAATCAAAAAAGGAAACGTTACCGGAGCTATTTCTTCTGTAAAAAAAGAAAGTATCGAAACCAGAGCTACCAATAATGCTGCTGAGGCTTTACAAGGTTTAGTAGCAGGGGTAAATGTTCAAAAAAGTGGCGGAACCGCCGGAGCGACTGTAAAAGTTAAAATTCGTGGAATCAATACTTTCGGAAGCACCGAACCTTTATACATTATTGACGGTTTTCAGGGAGATATTGCCTCTGTAAATCCAACGAATATTGAATCAATGGAAGTTCTAAAAGATGGAGCTGCAGCTGCTATTTATGGATCTGTTGCTGCCAATGGTGTCATTATCGTGACTACCAAAGCAGGTCAAAAAGAAGGAATTAAAGTTGATTTTACTTCTTTTGTGAAAGGCACATCAACCGCAAAAACATTAGATTTATTAGATGCACAAGGCTATCAGACCGTTCACAGAAGAATGTACGATGAATACAATAAATATGCTAATACTCCTGTAACTTTACCGGCCTATATTACCAAACCGGGACAATACAATACAGACTGGCAAGATCAGGTTTTCCGTTCCGGGTTAGCGCAGAATTATGGTATAGGTGTTCAAGGACGCCAGGGTGTGGTTAAATTTGCACTTTATGGGAACTATTCAACAGAAAAAGGAATTGTAATTGACAATAATTTTGGACAACGTAATGCAAGTGCCAGAGTGAGTTTTAAAAAATCAATTTTTGATGTTGATACAAAATTATCTTACCTTACTACTAATAATGAGCAACCTAACTTTCAATTAAAAGAAGTTTACGCGATCTCGCCATTAGTACCCGTATTAGATCCAAATGAAACTTATGGTTACGGTTTAACCAACAAAGACGGTTTGCCTTTTAATACCAACCCGGTAGCAGATGAGCATTTTAGAAGCGGAGCTGTAAAATCACAGGATTTAACGGCTAATATCTCGATAACAGCCAATCTGGCTCCTTGGTTAAAATTTAAAACGGCTTACTCTTATCATGAAATAAACACCCAGCTTGAGGCACACAATCCGCCTTTTATTGCCAACACACAAGCACCGGAAAAATATACCGTACACAGAGAAAGAAGAGCTTTTTGGGATGAGCAGATATTTGAAAATACATTGACTGTGGCCAAAACATTCGGAGCTCATTCTATTGATTTTCTTTTGGGAGCAACCATCAACCCGTCTTCTTCTAACTGGAATGACATTACGGTAGAAGGAAAAACAATAGACCACACGGTAGAAAATGGACAACTTGTTTCTGTTGAACGCCCTTCAGGATTCTTAGACCCGGGATTCGAAACCATCGGAGCCGGAAAAGGCGGAACGTATTCTGCTGACGGATCTAAATACCAATACAACAGACTTTCTTATTACAGCCGTCTGAACTACTCTTACAAAGATTGTTATTTAGCACAGGCTACTTTGCGTTATGATGGTTCTTCAAAATTTGGAAAAGACAGCCGTTGGGGAGCCTTCCCATCTGTTGCTTTGGGTTGGAAAATTGATAAAGAAAGTTTCTTTCCGGAAGATTTCTTTGTTTCTAAATTAAAATTGCGTGCCAGCTGGGGACAATTGGGTAATGAAGCTGCATTAGGTTACTACGCATCAAGCTCTTTAATTACTTCGGGAAATTATTTAAACTCGGGTTATGTACAAGGAACCGGAGGTAACCCATGGCCGGGAAGTATCGCTACAACATTAGAAAACAGAAAATTAAAATGGGAGACTACCGACTCCAAAAACATCGGTATTGATTATACCCTTAAAAACGGAAAAATTAGCGGTTCGATCAATTTCTATCGCAACGTTACCAACGATTTGTTGATTACAAAAAGATTAGCGCCATCAGCAGGTATCGATGATCCAATTCTAAACGTAGGTAAAGTAAGCAACAGCGGATTTGAATTCGAAATAAATTATAGTGAACAAAGTAATGCCTTCAAATACAATGTAGGTTTCAATTTTTCAACGCTACACAACAATGTTGAATCTCTTGCCAATGCCGATCAGGCGATTTATGGAGAAGGTCTAAAATTTAATGACGAGCACTTCCCTACTCAGGCACGTGTGGGTACTCCGATCAGCGCCTTTTACTTGTACCGCACTAATGGAATTTTTCAATCTCAGGACGAGGTAAACAGCTATACCAATAATGGTACTTTAATTCAACCCAATGCCAAACCGGGAGATATTAGGTTCAAAGATTTAAACAATGACGGTATAATTAATGAAAAAGACAAAGAATATACCGGTACAGGTTTACCAAAAGTAGAGGCTAACTTAACTTTGGGAGCCAGTTATAAAGGCTTTGATTTTAGTACTTTAATTGGAAGTGGCTGGGGTAATAAATTGTACAACGGAAACCGTTATTTTTACGAATCTATGAGTTCAGGAACTAATATGCTGGCTTCTACTCTTAACTCCTGGACACCTGAAAACCGCAGCAATACACCACGTGCCGTACTTGGAGATCCTAATGGAAACAGCAGAGAGTCAGATCGTTTTCTGGAGAGTGGAAATTTCGTTCGCATGCGTCAGTTACAAATCGGATATTCTTTACCGCAAGAATTGTTAGAGACAGCCAAAATAGATAAATTAAGATTCTACATCAGTGCTGAAAATTTATTTACCATCACCAAGTATTCCGGTACAGATCCTGAATTCTCCAGACGTGAGCTATTGGATACCGGAGTAGACCGTTTTGTGTATCCGTTTACGAGATCATTTATTTTGGGTGTACAGTACGTATTTTAA
- a CDS encoding MGH1-like glycoside hydrolase domain-containing protein translates to MSKKEAFSIFLFFLMMQSTFAQNKYTNLEASKNSLDYQGDPKNATDRKSLAFSDKGAWFGFGFLEPAVAQGGFSGPFLMTEQNGVWLSASFISLHLIDEKQQELIDWKTALVQQNSYNSHLEQQFQNDQLEVIQQLVFSSGQSAIQKTTIKNRSSKTITLTPAYYSKIYLDNLQFSAEENAIKIVSSKSNAIGHIQFLSAKSTIEITKEGFAAKTAELTLKPNETKEIVVSQTYIFPQYDWKKEKEDLSKIKFNTLLENTKREKEKQLSQLISKKKSIYKGTDYSVFLAKLVLTLQNNSRIAAEGLKHEGIFPSYHYEWFHGFWAWDSWKHAAAAAHFAPELAKNQMRALFDYQSPNGFIPDCIYRDTSIEPNNYRNTKSPLAAWAVWEIYKQTKDVDFIKEFYPKLKKYHAWWYKDRDHDQDGLCEFGSTDGTLIAGKWESGMDNAVRFDNSKILKNSENAYSMDQESVDLNSFLYAEKNYLAMMANVLKLADEEKNWKTESQQLKNQIQTQFWDASSGWFYDTTIDGKNFIKDMGCEGYLPLWVEAATSEQAKAVKNNLLDPSSFNTFVPLPTLAANQSKFKPDNGYWRGPIWLDQSYFGIDGLRKYGYVNEANQLSNKLIHNAEGAFEKGKSIRENYHPITGKGLESENFSWSAAHYLLLLLND, encoded by the coding sequence ATGTCCAAAAAAGAAGCATTTTCTATTTTTTTGTTCTTTTTAATGATGCAGAGTACTTTTGCTCAAAATAAATACACCAACTTAGAAGCCAGTAAAAACAGTCTGGATTACCAAGGAGACCCTAAAAATGCAACCGATCGAAAATCACTCGCTTTTTCTGATAAAGGAGCCTGGTTCGGATTCGGCTTTTTGGAGCCTGCCGTAGCTCAGGGTGGGTTCTCAGGCCCTTTTTTAATGACAGAACAAAACGGAGTCTGGTTAAGTGCTTCTTTTATTTCTTTACATCTTATCGATGAAAAACAACAAGAACTTATCGATTGGAAAACAGCTTTAGTACAACAAAATAGTTATAACAGTCATTTAGAACAACAATTTCAAAACGATCAACTGGAGGTAATCCAACAACTGGTATTTTCATCCGGTCAATCTGCCATTCAAAAAACAACAATCAAAAATCGATCATCAAAAACGATAACGCTTACTCCTGCTTATTATTCTAAAATATATCTAGATAATCTACAGTTTTCAGCGGAAGAGAATGCGATCAAAATCGTTTCTTCAAAAAGCAATGCTATTGGACATATTCAATTCCTTAGCGCAAAAAGTACCATCGAAATCACAAAAGAAGGTTTCGCTGCCAAAACTGCTGAACTTACTTTAAAACCAAATGAAACTAAAGAAATTGTAGTTTCTCAGACCTATATTTTCCCACAATACGATTGGAAAAAAGAAAAGGAAGATCTCTCAAAAATAAAATTTAATACGCTTTTAGAAAATACAAAACGAGAGAAAGAGAAGCAACTGTCTCAGTTAATTTCAAAAAAGAAATCAATATATAAAGGAACCGATTATTCTGTTTTCCTAGCCAAACTGGTTCTTACTTTACAAAACAACAGCCGAATTGCGGCCGAAGGCTTAAAACACGAAGGAATATTTCCGAGTTATCATTACGAATGGTTTCATGGTTTCTGGGCATGGGACAGTTGGAAACATGCGGCAGCGGCAGCACATTTTGCACCGGAATTAGCCAAAAACCAAATGCGTGCTTTATTTGATTATCAGTCGCCAAATGGTTTTATTCCGGATTGTATTTACAGAGATACTTCCATTGAACCTAACAATTACAGAAATACAAAATCTCCTCTTGCCGCTTGGGCAGTTTGGGAAATTTACAAACAAACTAAAGATGTCGATTTCATAAAAGAATTTTATCCAAAGTTGAAAAAATACCATGCGTGGTGGTACAAAGATCGCGATCATGATCAGGATGGTCTTTGCGAATTTGGTTCAACAGACGGTACTTTAATTGCCGGAAAATGGGAAAGTGGTATGGATAACGCTGTTCGCTTTGACAATAGTAAGATATTAAAAAACAGTGAAAATGCGTATTCAATGGATCAGGAAAGCGTTGATCTAAATTCTTTTTTATATGCCGAAAAAAACTATCTGGCTATGATGGCTAACGTTTTAAAATTGGCTGACGAAGAGAAAAATTGGAAGACAGAAAGTCAGCAATTAAAAAATCAGATTCAGACCCAATTTTGGGACGCCAGTTCAGGTTGGTTTTACGACACTACAATTGATGGCAAGAATTTTATAAAAGATATGGGTTGCGAAGGTTATTTACCACTTTGGGTAGAAGCTGCAACCAGCGAGCAGGCAAAAGCTGTAAAAAACAACTTGTTAGATCCCTCGTCTTTCAATACGTTTGTTCCACTGCCAACTTTAGCCGCAAATCAATCAAAATTCAAACCCGACAATGGGTATTGGAGAGGTCCAATCTGGCTCGATCAAAGTTATTTCGGAATTGATGGTTTACGAAAATACGGATATGTAAACGAAGCCAATCAGCTTTCAAACAAACTTATTCACAATGCAGAAGGTGCTTTTGAGAAAGGAAAATCGATTCGCGAAAATTACCATCCTATTACCGGAAAAGGTTTAGAATCGGAAAATTTTAGCTGGTCAGCGGCACATTATTTACTATTACTTTTAAATGATTAG